The genomic DNA GGCTGCGCCGGAGGGTGATGCGTTGGTTCGGCCTGTCTCGGAGTTGATGGCCAGCGGCCTTTTCCGGCATATCGTGGCCACCCAGGACTGGCATCCGGCCGACCACGTCTCCTTCGCCAGTCAACAACCGGGCCGTAAGCCTTTCGAGTCCATCGAGTTGTACGGGCAGCCGCAGGTGCTGTGGCCGGACCATTGCGTGCAGGGTACGCCGGGTGCGGCACTGCACCCAGACCTGGACTGGCGCCACGCCACCCTGATCCTGCGCAAGGCGACGGACCCCGGGGTCGACTCCTACAGCGCGTTCCGTAGTAACCACGGCCCGGACGGCAGCCGGCCGCCCACCGGGCTGACCGGGTACCTCCGCGACCACGGGGTCACCCAGGTCTTTCTCTGTGGTCTGGCCCGGGATTACTGCGTGAAGTGGAGCGCCGAGGACGGCGCCGCGGAGGGGTTCGATTGCCACTTCCTGTGGGACCTCACGCGGGCCGTCGACCCGGCGGCGGATGAGTCGGTCCGCGCGGACCTCTCCACCGCTGGGGTCTCGCTTATTGAATCCAGACAACTGACGGCGAAAAATGGCTGAACTGATCTATTTTGCCTATGGCTCCAATCTCCACCCCCTGCGCCTGCTGAAGCGGGTGCCCTCGAGCCGCCCCCTGGGCTGCGCGGTGCTGCCGGACCACGCTCTGCACTTTGATAAAAAGAGCGTGACCGATGGCTCCGGAAAGTGCCGCATCGGTGCCGAGCCGGATTGCCGGGTGCACGGTGTGCTGTTCTCACTGCGCGCGGACGAACGGCCCTACTTGGATCGGGCCGAAAGCCTGGGCGTGGGGTATTTCCTGGAGGACGTGCAGGTGCTCAATGCCGCGGGTGAGCAGGTGGAGGCCTTCACCTACGTGGCCAATCCGGAGCGCCTGGACCCGACGGTGCAGCCCTACTGCTGGTACCGGGATATCGTCGCCGCCGGCGCCCGTTTCCACGGATTTCCGGCCGATTACGTGCAATCCATCGCTCGGCGGCCGGTCTGGGAAGACCCGGACCCGGCACGGCGGGCGCGGCAGCACGAGCTGGTCCGTGACTGCCTCAACTGGCGCCCGGCCGAGGCCTGAGCCCGCTTCCCCGGGAGTGAGGCGCTCCGCGGCTAGCCCCCGCGGGCGAAGGCGCGCCGTGCCCGCCACTCGGCCACGGTCTTGAGCACTAGCGTTACCACAGCGAGCAGGGCTAACAGGGAGGCGGCCGCGAAGGCGCCGGTGGCGTTGTAATCCTGATAAAGCAACTCAATGTGCAGTGGCAAGGTATTGGTTTCGCCCCGAATATTGCCGCTGACCACCGCCACGGCGCCGAACTCACCCATGGCCCGGGCGTTGCAAAGGATCACCCCGTAGATCAGCGCCCATTTGATATTGGGCAGAGTGACGTGCCAGAACGTCTGCCACCCGGACGCGCCCAACACCCGGGCGGCTTCCTCCTCTTCGCTGCCCTGTGCCTGCATGTAGGGGATGAGCTCGCGGGCCACGAAGGGGCTGGTCACGAAGATGGTTACCATCACCACACCCGCGACCGAGAACATCAGCTGAATGTCGTACTGCCCCAGCCATTGACCGGCCCAACCCTGACCGCCGTAGAGCATCAGGTACATCACCCCCGCCACCACCGGCGAGATGGAAAAGGGGATGTCGATAAAGGTCTGCAACACCCGTTTGCCGGGGAAGCGGAAGCGGGTAATGGCCCACGCCGCTGCCACGCCGAACAGGGTGTTCACCGGTACCGCGATGGCGGCGGCGATCAGTGTGAGCCGGATGGCATGCAACGTGTCCGGGTGCAGCAGGTTCTCGGCATAGACCGCCCAGCCCCGACTGAAGGCCTGGGCGAAGACCGCGGCGAAGGGGAGCAGCACTACCAGCACGGTCAGGGCCAGGGCCAGTGCGATCAGCAGTCTCCCCACCCAGGGGCTGGCGTGTCGCGGCGGGGCGTGCGTTTGCGGCGCTTGATCGGGCAGTGCCATGGCCTCAGCCCCTCTGCAGGTACCGCAGGCTCCGTGCCTGCAGCAGGTTGATGGTCAGCAGCAGGGCCAGGGCGGCCCCCAGAACGACCACCGCGATGGCCGAGGCGGCGGCATAGTCGTACTCCTCCAGCCGGATCATGATCAATAGGGCGCTGATCTCCGTCTCGTAGGGGATGTTCCCCGCGATAAAGATAATGGCGCCGAACTCACCGAGGCTGCGGGCGAACGACAGGGCAAAGCCGGCCATCAATGCCGGGAGTAGCAGGGGGAAGATGACCCGCAGGAAGGTATTCACCGGGCCGGCACCCAGGCTCATGGCGGCCTCTTCCAGTTCCGGTTCCAGGTCCTCCAGCACCGGCTGTACCGAGCGCACGACGAAGGGTGCACTGGTGAAGGCCATGGCGACGACGATGCCCCACCAGGTGTAGGCGACTTCGATGCCCAAGGGGGCCAGCCATTGCCCGATCCAGCCGTTGTGCGAAAACAGGGTGGCCAGCGACAGACCGGCCACGGCGGTGGGCAGTGCGAAGGGCATATCCACCACCGAGTCGAGCACAGTCCGACCGAAGAAATCGTAGCGGGTCAGCACCCAGGCCAGCAGGAGGCCAAAGAAGCAGTTGAAGAGCGAGGCTACCAGGGCCGCTGAAAGCGTCACCCGGTAGGTGGCCAGGGCCCGTTCGCTGGTGACGATCGCCCAGAATGCCGGGCCATCGAGGCTGCTGGCCTGGGCCAGCAGCGCGGCCAGGGGCAGCAGCATGACCAACGCCACGAAGAGCAGAGTGGTGCCCAGGGTAAGGCCGAACCCGGGTAGGACACGCTTCGCCCGTGGGCGGATCAGGGGCAGGCTGACGCTCATGGCCGTTCTCGCGATGGCTCCCGCTGCGCGCCTCAGCGGCGGCCCCGGCGACTCTGAAGCTGGTCCATGGTGGCATCCGAGGCGAAGTGCTCCGCCTGAGCCTCGCGCCAGCTGCCGAAGACGTCTTCCACCCGCACAAGTTCCACCTCGGGGAAGCGGTCCGCATACGCTTTGGCCACGTTCTCGTCGCGGACCCGGTAATGGTGCTGTGCCAGGATCTCCTGCCCCGCTGTGCTATAGAGGAACTCTAGGTAATCCTCCGCCAGCTCGCGGCTGTCGCGACGCGCCACGGTGCGTTCCACCACCGCCACCGGAAACTCCGCCAGCACCGAGAGGCTGGGCACCACCGGTTCGAAGGCGTCCTCGCCATACTCTCCGCGAATACCGTGCACCTCCGACTCGAAGGTGATCAGTACGTCCCCGAGGCGGCGTTCCACGAAGCTGGTGGTCGCCCCGCGGCCACCGGTATCGAACACGCGCACGTTGGCGAGCAGGTCGCGCATGAAATCCCGTACCTGCGCCTCATCGCCATCGTACTTGCGCTCCGCCCAGGCCCACGCCGCCAGGTAGGTGTAGCGGCCATTACCGGAGGTCTTGGGATTGGGGAAGACGATGGAGACATCCTCGCGGGCCAGGTCCCCCCAATCCTCGATGCCCTTGGGATTGCCATCACGGACCAGGAAGGCGGGCAGGGAGTAGTGCGGCGAGGCGTTATGGGGGAAGTGCTCGCGCCAGTCCTCACTGACCACACCGCCATCCACCAGGGCCTCCACGTCGGTGGTCTGGTTAAAGGTCACCACGTCGGCGTTCATGCCTTCGAGGATACTGCGGGCCTGGCGGGACGACCCGCCGTGGGACTGGCGGATGGTCACCGCCTCACCCCTTTCCGTCTGGTAGTGGTCGAGAAAGGCTTCGTTCACGTCCTGGAACAGCTCCCGTGCGATATCGTACGAGGAGTTCAGCAGCGTCTTCTCCGCCACGGCCCCGGCGGGCAAGAGCAGTAGCGCACTGAGGAACAGGGTGGTCGTCAGTGGGTGGCGCTGGGTCATGATGAGGCTCCTTGCTTTTTGGCAATGGAGGCCACGATAAGCGCCGTTGTTAAGAACGAAAAATAATTTCTAGTCACAGAGAAAGAAGTCAAAAGAATATAGAGCAGGCATTGATATAGCCAAAAAGAATCAAAATAGCGAATTTCAATCTTTTACGAGCTTACCCGCGCTGGCTAGTCTGCCGTGAGTAGACAGAAGGAGTGCGCAATGGGTATTCAGGTCGAACGCATCCAGAAGCATTTCGGGCGCTTCCACGCCCTGGACGATATCTCGCTGGACCTGCCAACGGGCCAACTCAGCGCTCTGTTGGGCCCCTCAGGCTCGGGCAAGACCACGCTGCTGCGCATCATCGCCGGTCTGGAGCACCCAGACAGCGGGCAGGTGCGCCTGGATGGCGAAGACGTCAGCCTCCGCCATGCCAGCCAGCGCGGCGTGGGGTTCGTCTTTCAGCAGTACGCGCTGTTCCGGCACATGACCGTTTTCGAGAATGTGGCCTTCGGGCTCAAGGTGTTGCCCCGACGGCAGCGCCCGCGACGGGCGGCGGTCCGGCAACGCGTCATGTCGTTGCTGGAGCTGGTGCAGCTGGAATGGACTGCGGACCGGTACCCGTCCCAACTCTCCGGCGGACAGCGTCAGCGCATCGCGCTGGCGCGCGCCCTCGCCACCCATCCCCGGGTTTTACTGCTGGACGAACCCTTCGGCGCCCTGGATGCGCGGGTGCGGGCGGAGTTGCGGCAGTGGCTTCGACGCTTGCACGAGGAGATCCACGTCAGCACCGTCTTCGTCACCCACGACCAGGAGGAGGCCCTGGAGGTGGCCGACCGCCTGGTGGTCATGAACCATGGGCGAATAGAGCAGGTCGGCCATGCGGACCGGGTCTACCAGCACCCGGCTACACCCTTTGTTTGCGAATTCATGGGCGAAGCCACCCAGCTGGCCGGCCACCTGGAGGGCGGGCGCAGTCGGGTGGGCAGTGTCTCCCTGCCTCCGCCGGCTCGAGCGGCACCGGACGGGGCCCAGGTGCGGGTTTACGTAAGGCCCCACGAGTGGAAGATCAGCCGG from Alkalispirillum mobile includes the following:
- the pncA gene encoding bifunctional nicotinamidase/pyrazinamidase: MTQPSVTVDPDKAALLVVDMQPDFMPGGPLAAPEGDALVRPVSELMASGLFRHIVATQDWHPADHVSFASQQPGRKPFESIELYGQPQVLWPDHCVQGTPGAALHPDLDWRHATLILRKATDPGVDSYSAFRSNHGPDGSRPPTGLTGYLRDHGVTQVFLCGLARDYCVKWSAEDGAAEGFDCHFLWDLTRAVDPAADESVRADLSTAGVSLIESRQLTAKNG
- a CDS encoding gamma-glutamylcyclotransferase family protein, whose amino-acid sequence is MAELIYFAYGSNLHPLRLLKRVPSSRPLGCAVLPDHALHFDKKSVTDGSGKCRIGAEPDCRVHGVLFSLRADERPYLDRAESLGVGYFLEDVQVLNAAGEQVEAFTYVANPERLDPTVQPYCWYRDIVAAGARFHGFPADYVQSIARRPVWEDPDPARRARQHELVRDCLNWRPAEA
- the cysW gene encoding sulfate ABC transporter permease subunit CysW gives rise to the protein MALPDQAPQTHAPPRHASPWVGRLLIALALALTVLVVLLPFAAVFAQAFSRGWAVYAENLLHPDTLHAIRLTLIAAAIAVPVNTLFGVAAAWAITRFRFPGKRVLQTFIDIPFSISPVVAGVMYLMLYGGQGWAGQWLGQYDIQLMFSVAGVVMVTIFVTSPFVARELIPYMQAQGSEEEEAARVLGASGWQTFWHVTLPNIKWALIYGVILCNARAMGEFGAVAVVSGNIRGETNTLPLHIELLYQDYNATGAFAAASLLALLAVVTLVLKTVAEWRARRAFARGG
- the cysT gene encoding sulfate ABC transporter permease subunit CysT, which gives rise to MSVSLPLIRPRAKRVLPGFGLTLGTTLLFVALVMLLPLAALLAQASSLDGPAFWAIVTSERALATYRVTLSAALVASLFNCFFGLLLAWVLTRYDFFGRTVLDSVVDMPFALPTAVAGLSLATLFSHNGWIGQWLAPLGIEVAYTWWGIVVAMAFTSAPFVVRSVQPVLEDLEPELEEAAMSLGAGPVNTFLRVIFPLLLPALMAGFALSFARSLGEFGAIIFIAGNIPYETEISALLIMIRLEEYDYAAASAIAVVVLGAALALLLTINLLQARSLRYLQRG
- the cysP gene encoding thiosulfate ABC transporter substrate-binding protein CysP, giving the protein MTQRHPLTTTLFLSALLLLPAGAVAEKTLLNSSYDIARELFQDVNEAFLDHYQTERGEAVTIRQSHGGSSRQARSILEGMNADVVTFNQTTDVEALVDGGVVSEDWREHFPHNASPHYSLPAFLVRDGNPKGIEDWGDLAREDVSIVFPNPKTSGNGRYTYLAAWAWAERKYDGDEAQVRDFMRDLLANVRVFDTGGRGATTSFVERRLGDVLITFESEVHGIRGEYGEDAFEPVVPSLSVLAEFPVAVVERTVARRDSRELAEDYLEFLYSTAGQEILAQHHYRVRDENVAKAYADRFPEVELVRVEDVFGSWREAQAEHFASDATMDQLQSRRGRR
- a CDS encoding sulfate/molybdate ABC transporter ATP-binding protein, whose product is MGIQVERIQKHFGRFHALDDISLDLPTGQLSALLGPSGSGKTTLLRIIAGLEHPDSGQVRLDGEDVSLRHASQRGVGFVFQQYALFRHMTVFENVAFGLKVLPRRQRPRRAAVRQRVMSLLELVQLEWTADRYPSQLSGGQRQRIALARALATHPRVLLLDEPFGALDARVRAELRQWLRRLHEEIHVSTVFVTHDQEEALEVADRLVVMNHGRIEQVGHADRVYQHPATPFVCEFMGEATQLAGHLEGGRSRVGSVSLPPPARAAPDGAQVRVYVRPHEWKISRARPADDAWQGHLQSLDFVGPDARLTIALPGQPEVEVVLDRQQVAALGLEGGETLWLRPHASRAFVIPGAEDVQTTAPESRARVAA